The Malus sylvestris chromosome 14, drMalSylv7.2, whole genome shotgun sequence genome segment GTTTAGTGTTGTGGtataagaaaaatgaaatttaacaaaacaaaaaataaaacaaaatataaataaaattaatggtTTAGGCGCAGAGAGACATAGTCCAAACTCACGCCCAAGCCCAAACTCATGCCCTCGGGAAGGTCAAAGGCGCAGTAGAAGCAGTGGACGCCTATGAGGTTTAGGCTTTAGGGGCATGTGAATAGTAACACTATGAGTTCAAGAGTTTAAGGGTGTGTGAATAATAACACCCTAAGTTCAGCGTTTCAGTGTTCAATCCAATCTTTTTTTAAGAAGGGGTTACTATGTTAAAAGATACGACTTTAGTGTGAATTCTATCATGGTTGATAGTGGCTTACAAATGCCCCACCCCCAGCAACAATGTTTCGTCGGCCAACCATGGCTGACCACTGAGATTAAAACTAGACTCTACCATCTATTGACAATGACCTATAAATGCCTACCCCGAAACCAATGCTTCGTGTGAGCAACAATGGTTAACTATTGGGATTAAAACTAAACATACCCCTTACAAATGCCCTACCTATGGCACCTATGATTCGTACAACAAACCATGGCTGACACGTGGGATTAAAACTAAACCCTACCCCCTATAAATGCtcttaccccccccccccccccacacacacacacaaaattggTTTGTACGGGCAACAATGGTTGACCCATGAGATTAAAACTAAACCCTACCACATACCACATACCACATATTGATAACAGCTTCTGTATGCTCCACCCCCTGACACCAAAGCTTCGTGCGGGCAACAATGGTTGACCTGTGCTCCCAAGCTCGCATTGTTTTGTGTGCATTGGTCCGTCTAGTTTAGTTTGTACCGGCTCGCCTCTTTTTGCGTGTTAGAAGTCCGTCTCGTTTTTCGTTCGCCGAGCCCGCCTCATCcttttggtgaaattttttatgtgcCGACCGTGCCCGTTTCGCGTGCGCGAAAACCTGCCTCGATTTGCTCGCATGGAGTAGGCCTCGTTTTGCGAGCCGCATTTTTTGTGCTTCGAGACCACCTTGTTTAGCGTGACTTATAGAGGGTACAGTCACTAGCGTGATAGCAACACCCTTCAAGGAGGATCGGTAGTGAAGTACTGATCGTatccttctcttcttctttttttgtggttttttctccttttttcttttttccattgattttttttttcttcctaagtTACTTTATTTAGATTCAAATACCTTTGGATTTAGATTTATATccttgttttcaaatttttgacaTGGATTATAAGAAAATTTTCACCGAAAATATATTTTGTAGAACCTTAAGATGATAGTTTAGTGTTGTGGTAtgggaaaaacaaaaatttaacaaaaatacaaaataaaacataaaattaatgaTTCATGCGCAGGCGAAACTCACACCCAAGCCCAAACTCACGCGAGGTTCGACCACTCTGATTTTTACTGGGATTTGATGTTGGCTGCGTTGGGTTTGTAGTCAATACCTGTGAACTTTTCTTTTATTGAATGTTTTTCATCAAGATAGCAGCAACGGGTCAGTCCCCCAACTTCTGCAGCAATTCAGAGATAAGTGAGATGCAGAGTCAGCTGTTCATGGCCCATGAATCATGGGTGAAATAGTTATATATGTTAGCAAGATTTGTTACTGGTTGTCATAAGTTGCTATGTCGAGATTGACGCTCTCCATAACTATGTCTAGGAGGTTTCTGATAAAAAAGGCACTGGATGACGAGAATCCAGCATTtccttcaaaatttcaaaactttATTCTCTCAACAAAAGCCAACTAAGAAATGACTGCGATGATATTCGACATATTACGCGTTAACTGTAATGGCGAAAACATTTAAAACTACAAGCAGCTACTAAGAGAAACTGAAACAAGGTTTGCACCTACTGTGGCACTTCGTCTTTCACAGTTCAACACGACAATTTGATCCAAATGCAATGACAGGGGAGGAGTCTCAAAACTTTCTTTTAGAATGTGGAAGCACGGGAAGGAAGCTTTGCTCATGaagccacaccattttgttcaAGATCGCGACTTCTGCCTTTGCGGCCCCAAATTGGAGTTGTCTCAATAAGCTGGTGAGGAACAAGCTTTCTTTCGCGCTTAGTCATCTTAATGAAATTCTTAACCTTCAGTTTGGCTATCTCCGCCTCCTCGTCAGGGGTAATCTCCCTTACTACGACCGTAAGGCGGCATTCTGGTCTCACTTTAACTCCACATTTGCCTTTGGCATGGTAGGACAGTCTCTTTTTGAAGAATCCCTTTCCAACAAAAGCCTCAGCTACAGAGAAAATGAGGAATAAAGATGGTTAAaactgaaaaacaaaacaaaaaagatggGAAAAGCTAAACTTTATTTGCAGTATTTACCAACAAGGAGACGGTCTGGATCTAACCCATGATTATGAGTTGCATTTGCTCGGGCTGAATGAATGACCTGCAAATAGTAGTTTCTTCATTAACGTTGACATTCTGGagtatatttttttcatttgagtAAGAAATGAGCATAGTGAAAGCGTTACATGTGAAAACCCAGCCATTATACTGATACTGAATGATGATAACTAACTCCATAAGTAttcttaataataaaaaacatgGTAAAGTTCTTGATGCCTTCACACCTGCCTTCtcacaatcataaaataaaaataataaaaagaaaatcacCTTAAATGCTAATTCTATCCAGTTCTGCTCTCCTGACTTTCACACGTTTTTTACGTAGCATAGTGTGTGTATCGTGAATGTATTCTACTTAAAATGGTTTCTAGCACAACTAGGTGAAGAGTTGCTGTATCACCTGATACACAGTTTTTGAAGCTCGCTTTACTGTCACTTGCAACTGCAACAATGCATCTTCAACACGCATACCGCGTACCAGTGCAGCAACCAAGTTGACCTTTTTAGGACTCTGAGAGTGACAAATGGGTGAGTTAAAATTAATAAACGCAAGTCACTGATAAGGGGGAGAACTTGAAAATAGCATTAAACATACAACTTTTAGAGCAATTTATACGACCAGAGATCATTCACTTTAAACTGCAAGAACATGAACTATTCAAGATACAGTTCCAATAGCAGGGACTATTAGCATCCAAGTTGAAGCGCACACACACAATTGGCAAAAGGAATAGTACAGAAGAACTCGTTCAACCCAAACAGGCATAATGTTTTCCTTTCTGAGAACTTGTTTAAAGTGACCAAACGCCCCACCCCGTCTTCTTTGACTCCTCCATTAGTCATCCATTCAAATGTCAATTTGGTCGTGACGTGCATATGAATGCTCTAACATTAATTTGATTACTGAGCAGCAACGGAACATCCTAATCACAACATAAGCAAATAAAccacatggcagaaaatgtgctTCATGGCTCAATGCTTCAAAAACCAAATTCCAATAAAAGCATAGAATCCATTGCAAAGCCTTATAGCAATGCAACAACAGCACAATGCCATTACCTGTTTGATGCCCTTTAAGATCGCTTGAACTTTATCAGGTTTAGTGAGCGATTTCTGCTTGTGCTCTTCGTTTGTCGCAGTATTTGATGCCAAAACAGGAGTCAATGGAGATGGAAGAGGCGCTTCCTCAGCTCTCAAGTTTCTCGAACTCGAAATTCCCTGTAAAAACAAAAGCCACACAAATATTGACAATGCAGAGGTAAACACAACACTGTTAGAAatgaaaacacacacacacatatacatacatacatatatatatatatatatatatatatatatttgagaatTACCAAGTGCTGAAAATATTGATGAAGGGGTCTTGAAAtggttggagaagatggcttgcAAAGAGTTTGGAAATAAGGCAATAGACCTGCAACATTAAGGTTCTGATTATTTAACACTTTCCCAAAACACCAAGTGAGAAAATTGGAGAATTCGAATAGATACTGACCCTCCAAGCGAGAAAAGGAAGAATAAGAAGAGAAATTGGCTGAAGGGTTGTAACTACATTCAACCCTTTTGCCAATTTGACGGATTGCTGATTGCAGATGCCTCTGCCAAGCCGCCATGGCTGCCAGAGAGAATTGCTTTCCACCTGCAACAATGGAGGAAAATACAGACATTTGTTATTGGATCTGGGCGTTTGGGGGAGAATCGGAGGttgggaaatctgaaagttgaGTTCTTTGTGGGCCACCACCTACCTCAGCCTCGTTTCAACCGCGACGGACACCGCAAAGTCTCAAAGTGTGAAGAGTCTCAAAGCTCAGTTGCCGCTGCAAACCTAAATAATAGAGCAATAGACCCAATTTTCACTGTAATTTTACGGATAAAAAATTAATGGGTAAATCTCTGTTACTACCTCATGTTTCATTGTTTTCaatatttagtacatcaagtttttttcattacaGAGTCatactaaagtgtaaattttaggacagtctcatacatctattagtcaaactgttaagtctcctattaactgtgacgtggcgcccacgTGAATAACAACTGGGTGCCACGTGGGTCCACGTGGATTTTTTTTAGAGAGGGGGTTTcagttaaacaaaaaaattcaaaattcaaaattcacgACCCCCATCTCCCTCAGAAAAGGTGAAAAGTGAAACCACTTTTCACTCCCCTAGAAAATTGCAACCCCCCATCTCCATCCGAAACCCTACCAATAGGCCGTCACTCGACCTCGCCATCGTACGTTGCGCACACGTTTCTAGAAAAGATTGTCGTGAAGCCATCGTTGACGATGGGGTGGGAAAAAAGGAGGATCGAAGTGGGTGAAACACCACTTTATTGTAACTAACCTACCTTTTTCGAAGTGTAGataatgtttgtaccatacttggccaattctgaaactactgagcaccggtcaacgttataccgtcaaggacccagaagagtttccctccaaccaggagcccaatcacagcgcgacacatgtcgacatcaaaagccaatcatagcgcgacacgtgtcaacatcagaagccaatcacaacacgacacgtgtcaatatgagaatgaaactataaactctcttctataaatagagatcattctctcacaatatttcataatgtcatttgtactaaatcattcactagtactcactaaaggagagcttgaacctatgtacttgtgtaaacccttcacaattaatgagaactcctctacttcgtggacgtagccaatctgggtgaaccacgtacatcttgtgtttgcttccctgtctctatccatttacatacttacccacactagtgatcggagcaatctagcaaaggtcacaaacttaacactttttgttgtaccaaagtcctcactgatttagtgcatcaacatttggcgccgtctatgggaacgacatctattcccactctcttcagctttgccaagctggtttccaccattcgtacactctcttttgaccaggcatccctctccaacatggagagcgaaggaagccatagcacacaaaatgacacccttcttgcacctagtgcgaaacaacgaaagaaggaaggaaaaagagttgctcttcaagctaaagtcgataagctagaagctcagaacaacaagatagcaatgaagaatgaggtattccaggagcagtatgagaagctttttgagacgctccatgaaactaagcgtactcaaacacgcgagctcgttgcccctgtggacatcaaccatcatctgggtaccccccaacacggagggtcacttccctttgacatgggtatccctgatgaggagcgagctaatcatcaaaacattgatcaacatgagacttctctcaacccagatgcttcgacccgaagcaggagaaatggaggaagacacctcattgcagaagggttggaaggatcgaaagtcgtttatcgtgactgccgagactttctaaagcaacgtcgagataatcctctccacatatgctcgaagatcaatgacccaagggtttctgaaagactcggtcccctcccacgacctagGCCcactgccaatctagggaaggaacaacaggtcccagaggaacatgaaggaaatgggactctgaggtattctgacagactcgccctagaagtcattacggcgagtccaagaaaaaaccacacgccattgctcaaactttcctacttccaagaggcggtgtagacttacgaaagaaaattccagtggtacatggctccactcaggacccccttgtcctacagctcattgaaaaagtaaacaagttgaaggccaaacATCAGGCCGAGATatctgattggaaccaaccccctggccctctcacaaagaggatcctcgacacccccttcaagcgaagacaaaacaagcttggtttacaactatatactggaagagaggacccaattgaacaccttaacctctttgagtctaccatggcatatcggatgcacaccgacgaagaacgatgtcttctcttcccctccactcTCTCTGACGGAGCTCTACACTGGTATTGCTGTCtttcacctgagacagtagactcatttgaggaactgaggaaactgtttgtttctcaacacatcttccagactgatagcttgcattctacagatgacttgtacactattcgccagaagccggatgagtcgctacgagagtatgccggttgcttcagccatgagtattctcattGCGTTGAGGCAGATGACCAGACCGccttcaaggccttcacggcaggcctacgtgattgtttcttcaagtacatgatcaatgccaacact includes the following:
- the LOC126600835 gene encoding 50S ribosomal protein L22, chloroplastic-like, coding for MAAWQRHLQSAIRQIGKRVECSYNPSANFSSYSSFSRLEGLLPYFQTLCKPSSPTISRPLHQYFQHLGISSSRNLRAEEAPLPSPLTPVLASNTATNEEHKQKSLTKPDKVQAILKGIKQSPKKVNLVAALVRGMRVEDALLQLQVTVKRASKTVYQVIHSARANATHNHGLDPDRLLVAEAFVGKGFFKKRLSYHAKGKCGVKVRPECRLTVVVREITPDEEAEIAKLKVKNFIKMTKRERKLVPHQLIETTPIWGRKGRSRDLEQNGVAS